The genomic stretch AGTTGGGAAAAGAATTTGAATCTGAAAGTCTCTTGGAAGTGAAAAAGAAGCAACTCTTGGAGAAGCTTGAAGTTGTGTTAATGGCTGAAGATAAAACCCAGGCGGAAAGATTCACTGATTTCGAGGGTTCTTTGAAGATTGAAGTAATCGATCAAACTGCATTGATTGATTTCAGTGACAAATGTGCAGAGAGGAAAGGGAACAAGAATGTGAATCAAGAAGTGGATGCAAAGAAGGCGAGGCGGTCACGTAGAAAGGCAAAAAAGGTTTTCGAGATGAATCGAAAGAATGTTCTTGTGAGGGGTGAAACTGAAAATGGGTGCAGAAATATTGGGGATGGAACCAAGAAGATATACTCGAGGAAAGAGATGGAGGCCCTGAGGTTCGCAAACATTGTAGAGCAGCGCAAAATTTGGAAAGTGATATACAACGGGCTCGGGGCTGCTGTGGCGAAGGAGTACGACGACTTGGCAAGCTCTAAGAACCAGAAGCATGTCCGCGTGAATTTTGATCCTCGGCAGCGCTCCGCGAAGCAAGAAGAGGCCCCTGCAATTCTCAGTAAGTATTATTATTTGTTCACTCTCTTTGCTGCGGATTTTTGGTTCATAGAATTTATTTGAATGGTGAAAACATGATGAATGAAGCTGTGTTTCaattaactcataaaattcCCTTCTTGTATCTTGTGAGATTGACCTTTTTTGTTTGGAAGAGTGTATGATATCCCTGTCGTTAGCATTATAATAGATGCAGTATCAGAATATGTTAACGACATTGACCATTCACTAGCTTGAAGACTTGTCCAGGACTGCGGTTTACATGCAATATCAGAAATATGTATGACGTTGATGATTCACTATCTTGAAGAGTTGTGCGGGATTGTGGTTCAGTATTGTGATTAAAAACTGTCTTAATTGCAGTAAGTAGGTGTAAAATGTGAACCTGTTCTGCTCATGTTTTCTGTACTTATTTAAACACAAGCTAACTCACATTCAAGAGATGATCTAAATGTCTAAATTCAGAATCaggaagaaataaaaatatatgtctGAGGAGTGAAGACTGATATTTAATGGAAAAGCACATGAATTGCTTTTGAAGTATCTGGAATGAACAGGTAGAATTTGTTTAGTACTCTTAGATATCGTTCTCTGAGGTGTTAATGTGAGGTATAATAATGTGATTGTGGTCATCTTCATGTTAAAGGGCTTGCCCGTGTTGGCCATATTAGGCCTTGGAAAATCCTTGTTCTATATTAAATCTGCTGAGATATGGGATTGATCTAAAGACGTATCACCTGGTTTTAGGGCCATACAGCAGCTCCAACATTTACTTATTGCTAGGGTAGTTAGTTTAGAGGTGATGCTTGGGCAAGGCATCCATGAAACCtgtagaagttttagttttagggATCCATCTCTAAGTTGACTCGCAGTAGCTTTAGTTTCATAGAAGGATGTGATTATCTTTAGCTGTTTGGTTCAACAAGAAAGTGAACCATGTAGAACCTAAAGTTGcaacttttattcaatttgGCAAAAACACCAAATGTGACTACTATTTGTGATTTGGTGAGAGGAAGGGTGGACAGGTTGTGGACTACTGAGTAGGTTGTTGAGATGATTTTACTACTTTGTAATAACACTAACTGTAGACTAGAATTACTCATCATACTTCCTAAGGCTGGGCTACTGAATGCGATTGCTAAAATCTGGGATTTGTACAATAACTTCCAGATCAAAATTGATCTGGTGACTGAACAGCGGTTTGTATTTATGACCCAGgctttgaaaaacaaaacaattccaTTTGCTTCTTGGCCTGAAGTAATCATTGTTTGAGTGCCTGAGAGATCCATAGTTGTTTCGATGGAGTTGTAAAAGTTTCTCACTCTTGCTTTTGCACCATATAAAATTTATTGGTCAAGCTGTACTGCTGCAAATATGCCAGTGTTTCTTATTTTACTtctgaattttgaatttaaacttCAGTTATACATCATGCTTATTTAGCTGAGGTTATTGTTAATTCTAGTATTTGTGATAGTTGCCTCTCTGGGATGATGTTTGCCATGTGATAGGTAAGGTTATTGCAATTAAGGCAAATTGTTAATTCTAGTATTTTAACTAGTATGTTTGTATTGGTATTCATGATGCCTTAACAAGGATAGTCTCCTTTCACTACGTCTCAAGACCAACGAGTACCATTGCTGCTGGATCCGTTGTAGTGAACAAGTTTATTTTGCTCGCTCTTGTGGTAGCCATCTTTGTCTCCAGCAGTCACCCCGGGTTTCTCTCCGATCAGCTACTGCTTTTAAGCCTTCGGGTTCTCCTGCCCTTCTATTGGACTGGGTTTCTTTCCCATTTCCAGTTATATtgtattatcaaaaaaaaaaaaaaaaaatctgtattGGCATTCAACCGCATGCATCATCATGCATGTTATGAGTCCATGTTGTGCAGCATTGGATCCAccttgtttttgtcattttgagaCTCCAAGACAAACCCCATTGACAGTGACAGGGAGATTTCTGGCCTCTGGCACTAAGTCCAGAGGTCTTTATCAACTATTTAAGCCTTTTTGCAGTTTGGTTTCCCATGTCTACAATTACGGTCGGCTGCTGCTTAAAAGTTGTAATTTTCTCTGTACATTTTCCCAAAATAGTTCTCTCTTGGGATCTGTTTTGTTACTTTTTGTTATAAATCAGCAAGTTATTGTTTAGGAtctttgagattaatttttttcatttaatcttAGCAACAATATCATGTCAATTTTATGTTCAATCCTGTTCTGTTTCCATGCTCGTAGCCTGTTCTCATATTTATTCAATTGCTTGTGCACAGTCAAGAGTGCGTAACCAGCTTGttttggctttctttttctaataaacTTATTAGTATTTCTCTGACATTTTCCCCTATTACTGaaacaaaatatcaataatTCTTTTCCTCctaaaagaaaatgttgaaaatcATAGACCTTTCTAAGAGCTTTTCTTCATTCACCCTTTTTCTCTTGGTTGTTAAATCCTGATTGTGTCCATTTGATAGTTCAAATTCTCTTGTGCACAGGGGTGGTTGCTGGAAGTGGAAGGAATCACGTGAAAATCTTTGTGCATTGAAGAATGGCCTACAGGAATCTGCGGAAGACCCTATGTCCAACATACAACATATATTCCCTTGATTTGTAAACTTGTGCTGTGTATACAGTATACTACTTGTGTACAGTCTTGTACATGAACTTCTGCTATAGGCGGGTTTAGGAAACATACTTTGGTCATGTGGACATGATACGTTACATTCTTTTGTGaagaaaaagtaataaagtGGTTAAGCTCAATTGTTTGACTAGTCCTATGAATCTAATGAGATGATTTTCTCTTCACTTTTTGCTTGCATAGATGTTAAAATTGAACACTTTATTTCCCCCATCTTTCCTCTAGACAAGACTTCACTATTTTAGAACTGCATTGCTAAAATTTTATGATGACTTTCAGGGGAAGCATGTTCTGAAAATATGGACAGTGATATAAAAGACATGGAGGGTAATGAAACAGAAAGTCTGTCTCCCTTGGATCCCACTTGCAGTCAGAGTGTTAGTGGTGAATATGGCTACACAGGTCTAGAAGAAGATAGCAGAGATGATGATGACAGTGATGAAGATTATGCAAGCATTCAGAAACCTGCCTTTTTGGTTGAAGGAGAACCAAATTTTGATTCTGGTCCACCAGAAGATGGATTCGAATATCTCAGACGTGTCAGGTAGAttatttctctgtttcttttatttattcttcttaatggaatatttttctttgaaaagaCTAAACCATGGCTGATAACAATGCCAGGGCATTTATTTTGAACTGTTTTGATGATGTGGAGCGCAAGTGAGCCTCCCATATTATTAGACGTGCAGATTTTCCGCACCACATGGCAAGATATGTGCCAAATTTGGCCTCATATGAGCAGACTTGCACCAAATCAAGGCCTAGGAATTCAGCCTGGCCTTTGTAaatatctttcctttttttaactTCGTAATCATAGCCGTCCAAAAGCCGTAGAACAGCCCATTATTGATCTTATACTTTGATTTGGTTTCTTATGCACAATGTTAACCCTTAATGGTCGAATAAtgttagaagtcactcttgtgttccTCTTGTATCgatccaagaatgatgtggcttttaaaatcaccattgagtttgtgattgatcactattaaattttgattaagtggtgattttaaaaatcacctcaTTTTTGAAGTGACACAAAAGGGATACAAGAgaaatttctagaattactctttaaCCGTCACCTTTCCATGCAATTTACAAGCCGTAAGCCATCAAGATTTTCTTGTACCTTTGCCACCAATTCTCCAAATTAAACGACCTTAAAAAGAGACAAAAGAATTTGTTTTCCTTAAATGTTCTGTTTGATTACTGTTACCTTATCCGAAATGGTGCAATATATAGGAAGTCTTAAAACTCTCAGCGGTGAAAATGTTGCAATCACATGCAAAGAAATTTTGGTTAACCTAAATAAATTGCATGGGCTATCATTTGTTGCAATGATAAAGTCTCGGGCTATTTTGCAAAAGCACGAAAGTCAGGACTGTATCTAAGATCTTCTCTTTAGGCCTCTTCTATGATGGACCAAAGCTGGGAATGTGGCCTTTGATGgtccaataaaataaattggagTGTGCAGGATAATCTAGATCTTTAAGAAGAATAGAGAACTGATTATTGATATCAATCTAAAGTAGTCCTCTCTCTTGCTTAGGTGGGAAGCTTCTCAGATTCCAAAAGTGAAGGTGGCCAAGTTTGATAGAAGTAAATTTAACAAAGAACAGAGTGTTTATATGCCCCAGATTCCTGATATTGCCAGGTGTCCAGAACATCTACTGCCTTTGAAACAATGGGAGGATGCATTTCTTGCTGATTTTTCAGAGCTACGGCTGGTATTTTCTTATTGCCTCAATTTAACTTAGTGATTGcttgatatatttttatttctttttctttatttcagtGTGAGTGGAACAATTTATTGGTATGATGACAATTCTTCTTCAAAATGATGCCTGTATCTTTTCATTTCTTCACATTAGGGAACAATAACcgattttacaaaaatttgtaTCTTAATAACGCAAAATATGACATAATggttagaaaataattttctcctcttttgccctcctctctctctctgaaatacATAATGTTTTTGGGGGGCATTTCAATTGTACAAAACTGATGGGAAATGATGTctatagaaaagaagaaagttctTTTGGTTTCCAGAAAGAATGTGAGAAAGGTAGCTGCCTTATATTGCTGGTGAAAGAAAACTGTTTTTAGCAATTTATTTccttccactttttttttagtgctttttttgggtaaaagtatttaaaatcattaatttaGTTATAGTTGCTAATAAATTTAGAGTACAATATGGGAATGCCCTTGAGTTTTAGGTGTGGAAGAATGCTATAGTCATTTAAACgagaagaaaaggagagagaagagatgtaATACCCCagtctcatattgggaagatgagataAAGTCTACATAAAGTggatagtttataaaaatagtcatgagTACTAAATTTCATATTGCTTAGTTACTATGTGAAATTagactttataaaaaaaattctagagaagctccaaattaactagtcctttTAGGGTAATAGCACAGATGTGGCTCACGCTTTTTCCTAAGGCATTACAAATGGTACCAAAGTCACCTAGTAACAcctagatttgaggtgggtgacagctccaagattagattttggcatAACATGTGGTGTAGGGCAGTTTGGTAGTCTTCATAGTGCAGAAGATGATTTTGTCATGCCTAACATGGAGTATCTAGAGAGAAAGAAACGATCTAAATTTTGAAGATCGTGAGAGGATGGTAGCGTATGATTGCTTTCATTTTTGTAGCtttcagatttttctttttctttttctaattaggtaaatatttcttttgtatacttcttggaTATTTGGGTTACGCCATGCgtgctttttaatgaatttctaTTGCTTATCAATATTATTTTGTTCTCTCTTAAATCTCAGGCCCTGTCAAGTCTTGAGGATTCTAGTGAAGAACTTTCTGGAAAGCTGCAACCAATGTTTGTTATTCATGAAAAATGTCATTCCCGCGACTTACCTTGGATTCTTGAAAATTTGGATACTGAGGAAGTCCATCCCAAGCAGCCTCATGATTTTTCCGGGCCTGAAAGCTCCGTTGATCAGCCATCTATGTTGACTGCTGAAGACCATGATACCTCTCTGCCTTCAGAACATTCAAGCCCAAAGACTTCTGCAGATGAAATTTCTGGCCCTCGGCTGTCTGCGATCTTAAGAATGGACTCTGTTGCTCGAGTGTCAACATTGAAGAAACGCATACGCTCGGTAGAGACCATGAATACTCTGTCGAGAAATGATTGTGTGTGGCTATTCGCCCTATGCGCAGCAGTTGATACGCCACTTGATGCCGACACTATTGCTGCTCTTCGGAGCCTGCTTCGGAAGTGCGCCATCTTGCGGGCTGCAAAGTCTGAACTTGATGACAACGTTGTGATGCTAAATATTCTGATCACAGTTGCAGGCAGGTATTATGGGCAATCGGAAAGCTGAAGCGTCCTGGGTTGTTATATCTGTTTCAT from Corylus avellana chromosome ca1, CavTom2PMs-1.0 encodes the following:
- the LOC132183766 gene encoding uncharacterized protein LOC132183766: MAFDMDSDRCVGFKRRITEIGDTQETPPPLPPQFSTSICTDNQEVQDDQEEQDFAENKNLSLLFDSKKSKSSSHCDEASEIITKGNQELGFASGAQQSREVLGSLASEPSGTGDFVNKVEDFGGEEQKTENCEAGHVCDGEAKQEKFDIEKGGAEETAKESLLSASADKEEKPFVKSEVGVEVGFATEESKELGKEFESESLLEVKKKQLLEKLEVVLMAEDKTQAERFTDFEGSLKIEVIDQTALIDFSDKCAERKGNKNVNQEVDAKKARRSRRKAKKVFEMNRKNVLVRGETENGCRNIGDGTKKIYSRKEMEALRFANIVEQRKIWKVIYNGLGAAVAKEYDDLASSKNQKHVRVNFDPRQRSAKQEEAPAILREACSENMDSDIKDMEGNETESLSPLDPTCSQSVSGEYGYTGLEEDSRDDDDSDEDYASIQKPAFLVEGEPNFDSGPPEDGFEYLRRVRWEASQIPKVKVAKFDRSKFNKEQSVYMPQIPDIARCPEHLLPLKQWEDAFLADFSELRLALSSLEDSSEELSGKLQPMFVIHEKCHSRDLPWILENLDTEEVHPKQPHDFSGPESSVDQPSMLTAEDHDTSLPSEHSSPKTSADEISGPRLSAILRMDSVARVSTLKKRIRSVETMNTLSRNDCVWLFALCAAVDTPLDADTIAALRSLLRKCAILRAAKSELDDNVVMLNILITVAGRYYGQSES